In the genome of Dickeya fangzhongdai, one region contains:
- a CDS encoding putative virulence factor gives MKPLTPKQLSSRLSRQLQSVSQGVDQAIAWVDETRRNVPRLDMEADRLIVKLRRCRNKARGLSDSSLKEIAMGMFGLAQGGKTYLLTSLAGGENGRIETSVGGVTLDYQKNINPDNQQPAFVTRFTRQAEGKNTPNPVQVQLLNEADIARIMAYAFVLEDSQNPAPELDEQHIAEHLKTLSLHRQQEAVPGLNGDDVVALWDYLVRHDARRQKPLERKFWPLAVELAPHLSIDDRASLFSVLWGEQSEYTSLYRHFAHTLEQLSGARKVLAPISLLVDESLQPDSGIFNASLFDRLNSPSDLSAQVRPIVNGRAARNVELSLAELLMLAAEVQIPLLSPPKETLFEQVDLLDFPGFSLQDEPEFEPDEDNPERLLRLKPHPLSRALLRAKRAYLLERYTDDQEMNLLMVCTAAACKADVRHVGRALDFWVRHTQGENPQVRSRRKPGLIWAVTRHDRRFTHGYNNDEAVQRYVGNPGDAWGTMLAMDKRGINRMAAWLDAEVRREVKLGRINEQLSELQRELSDNLLGSWYQPAGADDPAHKQHIAESMLKALQTRTGVHGELLERLLPSRDELRRLYLQQQEQTQRNFASYQETQDTAVPLASYEPFGVGMDIDLFSDDADPSEEDETVIAPAPTEEEQTENHSYEAEFARNLYRYWINHLRNLPENIAIIELLGINRPTIEMLVEELITASVRLKIEDELQTMLVDSGQLGINRESKADRQVSRALNVLGDFVAWLGFQQVPEASRPDSRVNKGNKIFAKPEKQTANFGTSRRLTRLSATPVNNTAYYIYDWLIGLNEMIIQNAGYAAGRDIKPKQRERLGAILGLIKPAES, from the coding sequence ATGAAACCATTAACGCCCAAACAGCTGTCGAGCCGTCTCAGCCGTCAGTTACAGTCCGTTTCGCAAGGCGTAGATCAGGCGATTGCCTGGGTGGATGAAACCCGGCGCAACGTTCCGCGCCTGGATATGGAAGCCGATCGACTCATCGTTAAGCTGCGGCGTTGCCGCAACAAGGCCCGCGGGCTGTCCGATTCGTCGCTTAAAGAGATCGCCATGGGCATGTTCGGGTTGGCTCAGGGCGGCAAAACCTATCTGCTGACCTCGCTGGCCGGCGGCGAAAACGGACGCATTGAAACCTCCGTCGGCGGCGTCACGCTGGATTACCAGAAAAACATCAATCCGGACAACCAGCAGCCGGCTTTTGTCACCCGCTTTACCCGGCAGGCTGAAGGTAAAAACACCCCGAATCCGGTGCAGGTCCAGTTGCTCAACGAGGCCGATATCGCCCGTATTATGGCCTATGCCTTCGTACTGGAAGACAGCCAAAACCCTGCGCCGGAGCTCGACGAGCAGCATATCGCCGAGCACCTGAAAACCCTGTCGTTGCACCGTCAGCAGGAAGCGGTACCGGGGCTGAACGGCGATGACGTGGTCGCGCTGTGGGATTATCTGGTGCGCCACGACGCCCGACGTCAAAAGCCGCTGGAACGCAAATTCTGGCCGCTGGCGGTGGAACTGGCGCCGCATCTCAGCATCGACGACCGCGCCAGCCTGTTCTCAGTTCTGTGGGGCGAACAGTCGGAATACACCTCGCTCTACCGTCATTTCGCCCACACGCTGGAGCAATTGTCCGGCGCCCGTAAGGTACTGGCGCCGATCAGCCTGCTGGTGGATGAATCGTTGCAGCCCGACAGCGGTATTTTCAACGCCAGCCTGTTCGACCGGCTCAATAGCCCTTCCGATCTCAGCGCACAGGTGCGCCCCATCGTCAACGGCCGCGCGGCCAGAAATGTGGAGCTGTCGCTGGCGGAACTGCTTATGCTGGCGGCCGAAGTGCAAATTCCGCTGCTGTCGCCGCCAAAGGAAACGTTGTTCGAACAGGTGGACCTGCTCGATTTTCCGGGATTCAGCCTGCAGGACGAGCCGGAATTCGAGCCGGACGAGGACAACCCGGAGCGGCTGTTGCGCCTCAAGCCTCACCCGTTGTCCCGCGCGTTGCTACGCGCCAAACGCGCCTATCTGCTGGAGCGTTATACCGACGATCAGGAAATGAATCTGCTGATGGTCTGTACCGCCGCCGCCTGCAAAGCGGACGTGCGCCACGTCGGCCGGGCGCTGGATTTTTGGGTGCGTCATACCCAGGGCGAAAACCCGCAGGTCCGCAGCCGCCGTAAACCCGGCCTGATCTGGGCGGTGACCCGTCATGACCGGCGTTTCACCCACGGTTACAATAACGATGAAGCGGTGCAGCGTTACGTGGGTAACCCCGGCGATGCCTGGGGCACCATGCTGGCGATGGACAAGCGCGGCATCAACCGGATGGCGGCCTGGCTGGACGCGGAAGTCCGCCGTGAAGTCAAGCTGGGGCGAATCAACGAACAGCTGAGCGAATTGCAGCGCGAGCTGTCCGATAACCTGCTCGGCAGTTGGTATCAGCCGGCCGGCGCTGATGATCCGGCGCACAAACAGCATATCGCCGAGTCGATGCTCAAGGCGTTGCAAACCCGAACCGGCGTGCACGGCGAGCTGCTGGAGCGGTTATTGCCCTCCCGCGATGAACTGCGCCGACTGTATCTGCAACAGCAGGAACAGACGCAACGCAACTTCGCATCCTATCAGGAAACGCAGGATACGGCGGTGCCGCTGGCCAGCTACGAACCGTTTGGCGTCGGGATGGATATCGACCTGTTCAGCGACGACGCCGACCCGAGCGAAGAAGACGAAACGGTCATCGCCCCGGCGCCGACCGAGGAAGAACAAACCGAAAACCACAGCTATGAAGCGGAGTTCGCCCGTAATCTGTACCGGTATTGGATCAACCACCTGCGTAACCTGCCGGAAAACATCGCCATCATTGAATTGCTGGGGATTAACCGCCCTACCATCGAAATGCTGGTGGAGGAACTGATTACGGCCAGCGTGCGGCTGAAGATTGAAGATGAGTTGCAAACCATGCTGGTGGATTCCGGGCAACTGGGCATTAACCGGGAAAGCAAGGCGGATCGCCAGGTATCGCGCGCGCTCAACGTCCTCGGCGATTTCGTCGCCTGGTTGGGTTTCCAGCAGGTGCCCGAAGCCAGTCGACCGGACAGCCGCGTCAACAAAGGCAACAAGATCTTTGCCAAACCGGAAAAGCAGACCGCCAACTTCGGCACCTCCCGCCGGTTGACCAGACTGTCGGCGACGCCGGTCAACAATACCGCCTATTACATTTATGACTGGCTGATCGGCCTGAACGAGATGATTATCCAGAACGCCGGCTATGCGGCCGGGCGTGATATCAAACCCAAACAGCGCGAACGTCTGGGAGCGATTCTGGGTCTGATCAAACCGGCCGAAAGCTAA
- a CDS encoding GMC family oxidoreductase encodes MNVITPHQAEQTDYDVVIVGGGIAGALMAKTLTRGGKRCLILEAGDGENLHYAGYRQTLQRYRQHPGKSHQVSGPRNVNAPAPHDTALQPLMPDGYDDRGYLVQRGPLPFSSTYCRQLGGTSLQWLGSAMRMLPEDFELQSRYGIGLDWPLRYNDLEPWYRAAEYELGVSANVEEQAYLGIRFPPDYVYPMQGLPPAWGDRQLARRLNGMTVMEDGQATPLTLRGTPSARNGVPHPGYDHGRGYHPRGAAGSPHLGLRCSGNSYCTPLCPTQARYNALKTLEDADPALLDVVTCSVAHKLLIDPSTDAVTGVQFRHYVHQETALHHLHTVSARRYVLAGNAIANAVLLLASDACKGNDLVGRHLMDHPVLPVWGRADAPLWPMRGPLTTSGIEAMRGGAARAHRAAYRIELSNDGWRWPVDALYHDVEQLLAEPLCGPRLRSQMRERLSRQFSARCLVEQLPEYNNRVTIHPDYRDALGNYRPVIHYDLSLYTRTGVARAGTVMRQIFRHAGIRDHSHYSPADPGYFTCQGQPLAFVGAGHIAGTHCMGSSPHHSVVDRQQRSWIHKNLYLVGAGNMVSMGTAPPTLTLAALTLWAAHTILSELDRMCASTR; translated from the coding sequence ATGAATGTCATTACCCCTCATCAGGCTGAGCAGACCGATTACGACGTGGTGATCGTCGGCGGCGGCATTGCCGGTGCGCTGATGGCCAAAACCCTGACACGCGGGGGAAAACGCTGCCTGATACTGGAGGCGGGCGACGGCGAGAACCTGCATTACGCCGGATACCGGCAGACGCTGCAGCGTTATCGGCAACACCCGGGTAAAAGCCATCAGGTATCCGGGCCGCGTAACGTCAACGCGCCGGCGCCGCACGATACCGCCCTCCAGCCCCTGATGCCCGACGGTTATGACGACCGCGGCTATCTGGTGCAACGCGGCCCGTTGCCATTCAGTTCCACCTATTGCCGCCAGCTCGGCGGCACCTCGCTACAATGGCTCGGCAGCGCCATGCGCATGCTGCCGGAAGATTTTGAGCTGCAAAGCCGCTACGGCATCGGGCTGGACTGGCCGTTGCGCTATAACGACCTTGAACCCTGGTATCGGGCGGCGGAGTACGAACTGGGCGTCTCGGCCAATGTGGAGGAGCAGGCTTATCTGGGGATCCGGTTTCCGCCGGATTATGTTTATCCGATGCAAGGTCTTCCCCCCGCCTGGGGCGATCGACAACTGGCGCGCCGCCTCAACGGCATGACGGTCATGGAAGACGGACAGGCTACGCCGCTGACCCTGCGCGGCACGCCGTCCGCGCGCAACGGCGTGCCGCACCCCGGTTATGACCACGGCCGCGGCTATCATCCTCGCGGTGCGGCAGGCAGCCCGCACCTTGGCCTGCGCTGCTCCGGCAATAGCTACTGCACGCCGCTCTGCCCAACGCAGGCTCGCTACAACGCACTGAAAACGCTGGAAGACGCCGATCCGGCCTTGCTGGACGTCGTCACCTGTAGCGTGGCGCACAAGTTGCTGATCGACCCGTCGACCGATGCCGTCACCGGCGTTCAGTTTCGCCATTATGTGCATCAGGAAACGGCGTTGCATCACCTGCATACCGTCAGCGCCAGACGTTATGTGCTGGCCGGCAACGCCATTGCCAATGCGGTGCTGTTGCTGGCGTCCGACGCCTGCAAAGGTAATGATCTGGTGGGACGACATCTGATGGATCACCCGGTGCTGCCGGTCTGGGGTCGGGCCGATGCGCCGTTGTGGCCGATGCGAGGTCCGCTTACCACCTCGGGGATCGAAGCCATGCGGGGCGGCGCGGCCCGCGCCCATCGGGCGGCCTATCGCATCGAGCTGAGCAACGACGGCTGGCGCTGGCCGGTCGACGCCTTATATCACGATGTCGAACAGTTGCTGGCGGAGCCGTTGTGCGGTCCCCGCTTACGCAGTCAAATGCGCGAACGGCTGTCACGGCAATTCAGCGCGCGCTGCCTGGTGGAACAGTTGCCGGAATACAACAACCGGGTAACCATTCATCCTGACTACCGCGATGCGCTGGGCAATTACCGTCCGGTAATCCACTATGACCTGTCGCTGTACACCCGCACCGGCGTCGCGCGCGCCGGCACCGTCATGCGGCAGATTTTCCGCCACGCCGGCATTCGCGATCACAGCCATTATTCGCCCGCCGACCCCGGCTACTTTACCTGTCAGGGGCAGCCGCTGGCGTTCGTCGGCGCCGGGCATATCGCCGGCACTCATTGTATGGGCAGCTCGCCTCATCATTCGGTGGTTGATCGTCAACAGCGCAGCTGGATTCATAAGAATCTCTATCTGGTGGGGGCTGGAAACATGGTCAGCATGGGAACGGCGCCGCCCACCCTGACGCTGGCGGCGCTGACGCTATGGGCCGCGCACACAATTCTTTCCGAACTGGACAGAATGTGTGCCAGCACACGTTAA
- a CDS encoding ferritin-like domain-containing protein — translation MNLNEHAAHQDLDTMFREKGYVKLTSHKDLAHELDDIRDLLQKAMVLEHAVIPPYLTMLYTMDDDIDPRVPDVIHSVVIEEMLHFVMVGNLLNAVGGTPNISGPDFLPDYPATLPFGIEDLEIQLHPFSQHAIHQAMQIEHPKYVRPEVVASHVCSDMSIGEYYVYIESRLRAAVESFGEKAVFCGDPTRQIEPEQFCHGSYGTVVPVTDLDSAITSLRQICDQGEGSPHNIWQGDDNDVPHYYRFNEIYCERLYARGDTIASGPTGDPLTIEWDKAVRTHSAAKVSDYPEGELHKAIMRFNRRYCELLENLQLALSGRPLKLTPAVMAMGALREDFRAIVSHPFPGDNAYRAAPTFEYTPPPPPRFQAKSQAVTFSNNQATLEKLGQAYAAGDLPMALTCLSEQLVWDMTGPVDVPYTGVFYGHEGFSRFWSLMSQTVEFSSEVVEKVFFSDNQAMAYGSQQGITKSTRVPYSYDWAIRYEFTDDHRIRLMRNYFNPMRIQAALAATPPKPRSFINK, via the coding sequence ATGAACTTAAACGAACACGCCGCACACCAAGATTTGGACACTATGTTCAGGGAAAAAGGTTATGTCAAACTAACCAGCCATAAGGATCTGGCTCACGAATTAGACGATATTCGGGACTTGTTGCAAAAAGCGATGGTGCTGGAACACGCGGTGATCCCCCCCTATCTGACCATGCTCTATACGATGGATGACGACATCGATCCGCGTGTCCCTGATGTGATCCATTCCGTCGTGATTGAAGAAATGCTGCATTTCGTCATGGTTGGCAACCTGCTGAATGCCGTGGGCGGCACGCCGAATATCAGCGGCCCCGACTTTTTACCCGATTACCCGGCCACGCTGCCGTTCGGCATCGAAGACCTGGAAATTCAGCTGCACCCGTTTTCTCAGCACGCCATACATCAGGCGATGCAAATCGAACACCCGAAATATGTGCGCCCGGAAGTGGTAGCCAGCCATGTCTGCAGCGACATGTCGATCGGTGAATACTACGTCTATATCGAGTCGCGCCTGCGAGCGGCGGTAGAGTCTTTCGGCGAAAAAGCCGTGTTCTGCGGCGACCCTACGCGCCAGATTGAGCCGGAGCAGTTCTGCCACGGCTCCTACGGCACTGTCGTTCCGGTGACCGATCTGGACAGTGCGATCACCAGCCTGCGTCAGATTTGCGATCAGGGCGAGGGTTCGCCGCACAATATCTGGCAGGGCGACGACAATGACGTCCCGCACTACTATCGCTTCAACGAAATCTACTGCGAGCGTCTGTATGCGCGCGGCGACACCATCGCCAGCGGCCCGACCGGTGACCCGTTGACGATCGAATGGGACAAAGCGGTCAGAACCCACAGCGCAGCCAAAGTCAGCGACTATCCGGAAGGCGAGTTGCACAAGGCGATTATGCGTTTCAACCGTCGCTACTGCGAACTGCTGGAAAACCTGCAACTGGCGCTGTCCGGCCGCCCGTTAAAACTCACCCCGGCGGTGATGGCGATGGGCGCGCTGCGTGAGGATTTCCGGGCGATCGTCTCCCATCCATTCCCCGGCGACAACGCCTACCGCGCGGCGCCGACGTTCGAATATACCCCGCCGCCGCCGCCGCGTTTCCAGGCCAAGAGTCAGGCGGTGACGTTCTCCAACAATCAGGCGACGCTGGAGAAACTCGGTCAGGCCTATGCCGCTGGCGATCTGCCGATGGCGCTGACCTGCCTGAGCGAACAGTTGGTATGGGACATGACCGGCCCGGTGGATGTGCCTTATACCGGCGTGTTCTACGGTCACGAAGGCTTCTCCCGTTTCTGGTCGCTGATGAGCCAGACGGTAGAATTCAGTAGCGAAGTAGTGGAAAAAGTCTTCTTCAGCGACAATCAGGCGATGGCTTACGGCAGCCAGCAGGGGATCACCAAATCGACCCGCGTGCCTTACAGCTACGACTGGGCGATACGGTATGAATTCACCGACGACCACCGTATCCGGCTGATGCGCAACTACTTCAACCCAATGCGTATTCAGGCTGCGCTGGCCGCTACGCCGCCGAAACCGCGCTCGTTCATCAACAAGTAA
- a CDS encoding inositol monophosphatase family protein yields the protein MSDLQLRFETANTVMEEAALLARQLFARRDSVVVEQKSANDFVSDADRQVEQLIRDRLREAFPQDAILGEEMGGEAGDSFWAVDPIDGTTNFLRGLPLWGISIGYVENGLAMVGTIALPMLNLTLSAAIGCGVWRNGMPYRRQVPFSEVRLVALGESNKWAAAEVAMLDGYLRDEGWAVARYRCATVGLGFAALGFTDGYVEKNTSIWDIAAGVVICTEAGLVVKYRGNYEVGGMHVATATPDVQQIVEPFFSL from the coding sequence ATGTCTGATCTGCAGTTACGCTTTGAGACCGCCAACACGGTCATGGAGGAAGCCGCGTTGCTGGCGAGGCAGTTGTTTGCCCGGCGTGACAGCGTGGTGGTGGAACAGAAATCCGCCAATGATTTTGTGTCGGATGCGGACCGGCAGGTCGAGCAGTTAATCCGCGACCGCCTGCGGGAGGCGTTCCCACAGGACGCTATTTTGGGCGAGGAAATGGGCGGCGAGGCCGGCGATAGCTTTTGGGCCGTCGACCCGATAGACGGCACCACCAACTTTTTGCGCGGTTTGCCGTTGTGGGGCATTTCCATCGGATACGTCGAAAACGGGCTGGCGATGGTCGGCACCATTGCGTTGCCGATGCTGAACCTGACGCTGTCGGCGGCGATCGGCTGCGGCGTATGGCGTAACGGGATGCCGTATCGCCGTCAGGTGCCGTTCAGCGAAGTCCGTCTGGTGGCGCTGGGGGAAAGCAATAAATGGGCGGCGGCGGAAGTGGCGATGCTGGACGGCTACCTGCGCGACGAAGGCTGGGCGGTGGCGCGCTATCGCTGCGCTACCGTCGGGCTGGGGTTTGCCGCATTGGGGTTTACTGACGGTTATGTGGAGAAAAACACCAGCATCTGGGATATTGCCGCCGGGGTGGTGATCTGTACGGAAGCCGGGCTGGTGGTGAAATATCGGGGAAACTATGAGGTGGGCGGTATGCATGTGGCGACGGCCACCCCCGATGTGCAACAGATTGTGGAGCCGTTTTTCAGCCTGTGA
- a CDS encoding glycerophosphodiester phosphodiesterase family protein — protein MSDAITDHLRRHRVVNDALIAHRGASALAPENTLAAMRKAAQLGATWLEVDVKLTRDNQPVIIHDDRVDRTTNGRGWVAGLTLEEIRRLDARAQFGEAFAGVTIPTLQELIACVLELDMGLQLELKPTAGDDVETAEVALGVLKSMWPANRDRLFLSSFSVRSIQAAARLMPDVPRAFAVVVPPKRPVALLQETHCQILHCLSALLDDEAQHILADSGIEYAVAIVNDAAQARRFLANGAQTILSDIPDLLG, from the coding sequence ATGTCTGATGCGATAACTGATCACCTCCGTCGTCACCGCGTGGTAAATGACGCGCTAATCGCCCACCGCGGCGCCTCGGCGCTGGCGCCGGAAAATACGCTGGCAGCCATGCGTAAGGCGGCGCAGCTGGGAGCGACGTGGCTGGAGGTGGATGTCAAACTGACGCGGGATAACCAGCCGGTGATCATCCATGATGATCGGGTGGATCGTACCACCAACGGGCGCGGCTGGGTCGCCGGCCTGACGCTGGAGGAAATTCGCCGGCTGGATGCGCGAGCGCAATTCGGCGAAGCGTTCGCCGGGGTGACCATCCCGACGCTGCAGGAGCTGATCGCGTGCGTGCTGGAGCTGGATATGGGATTACAGCTGGAGCTGAAACCGACGGCGGGTGACGACGTGGAAACGGCGGAGGTGGCGCTGGGCGTGCTGAAATCGATGTGGCCCGCCAACCGCGACCGCCTGTTTCTGTCGAGTTTTTCCGTTCGTTCCATCCAGGCGGCGGCGCGACTGATGCCGGATGTGCCGCGAGCGTTTGCCGTGGTGGTGCCGCCCAAACGGCCGGTGGCGTTGTTGCAGGAAACCCACTGCCAGATTTTGCACTGCCTGTCGGCACTGCTGGATGACGAAGCCCAGCACATTCTGGCGGACAGCGGCATCGAATACGCGGTGGCGATCGTCAATGACGCCGCACAGGCCCGGCGCTTCCTCGCTAATGGCGCGCAGACGATCCTGTCTGATATTCCTGATTTGCTGGGTTGA
- a CDS encoding extracellular solute-binding protein, producing the protein MLTRLKLSNLRKLMALPALLLPLYPAQAAELNAMSWQDVEAQARQEGQLTWFNWYYQDRLREEVKAFEKQYGIRVTIPDGEAMASINKLLAEQHREQGDIDVISVGGSQFGLLNGPKLFWGPLRSRLPAGDKLTYQIEGVDTQGYAVAFWGNQTVIAYNSARIDAAALPHSLPQFEQFLVKNPGEFAFNVENGGSGPAFIESVTRALVTDVNYRDGNAAPEVLQRLAPSWRWFNRYKSSMVISASNADSITRLNAGEFKLAASWEDLVLSLQRKGEVSPDIKFYLPDFGMPGGGNVVGIPANAKHKAAALLFIHWLTQPDTQQRFHTQFGTALLTPTGDGAQAADALDRSRSFAWAAKPLGDEIKKQFIQNVMLK; encoded by the coding sequence ATGCTTACTCGACTCAAGCTGTCAAACCTACGAAAGCTGATGGCGCTGCCGGCACTGCTGTTGCCGTTGTATCCGGCGCAGGCGGCGGAGCTGAACGCGATGTCCTGGCAGGATGTGGAGGCGCAGGCGCGTCAGGAAGGTCAGCTTACCTGGTTCAACTGGTACTATCAGGACCGGTTGCGCGAAGAGGTGAAAGCGTTCGAGAAACAGTATGGCATTCGGGTCACCATTCCGGATGGCGAGGCGATGGCCAGCATCAATAAACTGCTGGCGGAACAGCACCGTGAGCAAGGCGATATCGACGTAATCTCGGTGGGCGGCAGCCAGTTCGGGTTGTTAAACGGACCCAAACTGTTCTGGGGGCCGCTCAGATCCCGGTTGCCGGCCGGCGACAAGCTGACCTACCAGATCGAAGGGGTCGATACCCAGGGCTACGCGGTGGCGTTCTGGGGCAATCAGACCGTTATCGCCTACAATTCGGCCCGCATCGACGCGGCCGCGCTGCCGCACTCACTGCCTCAGTTCGAACAGTTTCTGGTGAAAAACCCCGGTGAGTTCGCCTTTAACGTGGAAAATGGCGGCTCCGGTCCGGCGTTTATCGAATCCGTCACCCGGGCGTTGGTCACCGACGTGAACTACCGCGACGGCAATGCCGCGCCGGAGGTGTTGCAACGGCTTGCGCCGTCCTGGCGCTGGTTCAACCGTTACAAAAGCAGCATGGTGATCAGCGCGTCCAATGCCGACAGCATTACCCGACTGAATGCCGGCGAATTTAAACTCGCCGCGTCATGGGAGGATTTGGTGCTTTCGCTACAGCGCAAAGGCGAAGTGTCGCCGGACATCAAGTTCTACCTGCCTGATTTTGGCATGCCGGGCGGCGGCAATGTGGTGGGGATTCCGGCCAACGCCAAACACAAGGCGGCGGCGTTACTGTTTATCCACTGGCTGACGCAGCCGGACACGCAACAGCGCTTTCATACGCAGTTCGGCACTGCGTTGTTGACGCCGACAGGCGACGGCGCTCAGGCGGCGGATGCGCTGGATCGGTCGCGCAGTTTTGCCTGGGCGGCCAAGCCGTTGGGCGATGAAATCAAAAAGCAGTTTATCCAAAACGTGATGCTGAAATGA
- a CDS encoding ABC transporter permease, producing the protein MQQAVIDRLNRLLVAVILLLGTVWLILPFAMAVLWSLVDPSHPWAYPDVFPPVLSLLRWRELWHNTSLPDALLHSYLLAPMVTLTCLLLAMPTAYAFGRLSFPGKGLAQALTLLPIVLPGFVVAIFFSSLLTRLGVYSRFMGIFLGHTVLFLPYAIRILSVSFSQVRQDLVDAARNLGASRREIFRVAYWPALQSGTMAAMIMVFILSIEEFSVSYIVGAPDFITVPTILYSYLGYNFIRPNAAVVSLILVVPNVVLMLLMERCLKNVPASAFVNKG; encoded by the coding sequence ATGCAACAGGCTGTGATTGACCGACTCAACCGCCTGCTGGTAGCGGTGATCCTGCTGCTGGGGACCGTCTGGCTGATTCTGCCGTTTGCTATGGCGGTGCTGTGGTCATTGGTGGATCCGTCGCACCCGTGGGCGTACCCGGATGTCTTCCCGCCGGTATTGTCGCTGCTGCGCTGGCGTGAATTATGGCACAACACATCGCTGCCCGACGCGCTGTTGCACAGCTATCTGCTGGCGCCGATGGTGACGCTGACCTGCCTGCTGTTGGCGATGCCGACCGCCTACGCGTTTGGTCGGCTGTCGTTTCCCGGCAAAGGGCTGGCGCAGGCGCTGACGCTGCTGCCGATTGTGTTGCCGGGGTTCGTGGTGGCGATCTTCTTCTCCTCATTGCTGACGCGGCTGGGCGTGTACTCGCGCTTCATGGGGATCTTTCTCGGTCACACGGTGCTGTTTCTGCCGTACGCCATCCGCATTCTGAGCGTCTCTTTCAGTCAGGTCCGGCAGGATCTGGTGGATGCGGCGCGCAACCTGGGGGCCTCCCGACGGGAAATCTTCCGGGTGGCTTACTGGCCGGCGCTTCAGTCCGGGACGATGGCGGCGATGATCATGGTGTTCATTCTGTCCATCGAAGAGTTTTCCGTTTCCTACATTGTGGGCGCGCCCGACTTTATCACCGTGCCGACCATTCTGTATTCGTACCTGGGTTATAACTTCATTCGGCCCAACGCGGCGGTGGTGTCGCTGATTCTGGTGGTACCCAACGTGGTGTTGATGCTGCTGATGGAGCGCTGTCTCAAAAATGTTCCGGCGTCTGCGTTCGTCAACAAAGGATAG
- a CDS encoding ABC transporter permease yields MRSSLMAYLMLLPGLGIIMLAMGAVLGMAFSQSLGFFNFAGDSGLSLRFWQTMLTDEQLWRSFFYSARIALLSALLSVALAYPLAIWLRKPFPGAVTLRALLKAPLLVPGLTAAFLFVNFISYQGFLNVAMLRLGLTERPIRMQNDASGIGVVLLQIWKQMPFALLLLSGSVQAIGDAVLDAARNLGAGAWVRFRRIVLPLTLRALQTAMMLIFIGAAGDFSFQSVAGPVNLNSMSQLMLRVQQSGAEGWNQAAVVAVMLMLLSLAGAGLLAVAARVVVNGMRR; encoded by the coding sequence ATGAGATCGTCGTTGATGGCTTACCTGATGCTGCTGCCGGGGCTGGGGATCATCATGCTGGCGATGGGCGCGGTGCTGGGGATGGCGTTTTCCCAGTCGCTGGGGTTCTTCAATTTTGCCGGTGACAGCGGGTTATCGCTGCGTTTCTGGCAAACCATGCTGACCGACGAACAACTGTGGCGCTCTTTTTTCTATTCGGCGCGCATTGCGCTGCTCAGCGCGCTGCTGTCGGTGGCGCTGGCCTACCCGCTGGCGATTTGGCTGCGCAAGCCGTTTCCGGGGGCCGTCACCCTGCGTGCGTTGCTGAAAGCGCCGCTGCTGGTGCCAGGGCTGACCGCGGCGTTTCTGTTCGTCAATTTCATCTCTTATCAGGGGTTTCTCAATGTCGCCATGCTGCGGCTGGGGCTGACGGAGCGGCCGATTCGGATGCAAAACGACGCCAGCGGCATCGGTGTGGTTCTGTTGCAGATCTGGAAACAGATGCCGTTTGCGTTGCTGCTGCTGAGCGGTTCGGTACAGGCCATCGGCGACGCGGTGCTGGACGCCGCCCGTAATCTCGGCGCCGGCGCCTGGGTCCGTTTTCGCCGCATTGTGCTGCCGCTGACGCTGCGGGCGTTGCAGACGGCGATGATGCTGATCTTTATCGGCGCCGCCGGCGATTTTTCCTTTCAGTCGGTGGCGGGGCCGGTCAATCTCAATTCCATGTCGCAACTGATGCTGCGCGTGCAGCAGTCGGGCGCTGAGGGTTGGAATCAGGCGGCGGTGGTGGCGGTGATGCTGATGCTGTTGTCGCTGGCGGGCGCCGGGTTGTTGGCGGTGGCGGCGCGCGTGGTTGTGAACGGGATGAGGAGATAG